The following are encoded together in the Malaya genurostris strain Urasoe2022 chromosome 3, Malgen_1.1, whole genome shotgun sequence genome:
- the LOC131435966 gene encoding large ribosomal subunit protein eL39, translated as MSAHKTFRIKQKLAKKLKQNRPIPQWIRMRTGNTIRYNAKRRHWRRTKLKL; from the exons ATG TCGGCCCATAAAACTTTTAGGATTAAGCAAAAGCTGGCCAAAAAGCTCAAGCAAAACAGGCCCATTCCGCAATGGATTAGGATGCGTACGGGCAACACAATCCG ATACAATGCCAAACGTCGCCACTGGAGACGTACCAAGCTGAAGCTATAA